A section of the Brevundimonas sp. AJA228-03 genome encodes:
- a CDS encoding cupin domain-containing protein, protein MQDAFNSGMLKRSGPSLSDRIVRYRDLLPCTTAFIDARTPGSDAKENFTIIGPGVAENPDQHVHISELHGFNIGGARQPPGCVNSQHFHETAEVFFVHSGRWAFRTGEHAEDAEVILEPGDTISIPVHVFRGFENVGTGVGFLYAVLGGNDPGRVVWAPDVLEKARGHGLVLLESGRLIDTLKQSLPQGTDAVVEPEPRQALERTVRRIDATGLEAVVVRNGTALPKVSAQSPGVDESAILGSENPAESMPASPLNWPHGFVCRRLQLSPGAATRSVRRYEPEVVFVHSGVLDVEIDGETERLGPGDTLTVPVGTVRRYAADQGADLFVTRGGDRPEPPIVVETTA, encoded by the coding sequence ATGCAGGACGCGTTCAATAGCGGAATGCTGAAACGTTCCGGCCCATCGCTTTCTGATCGCATCGTCCGCTATCGTGACCTGCTTCCTTGTACGACAGCATTCATCGATGCGCGTACCCCGGGTTCAGACGCCAAAGAGAATTTCACCATCATAGGGCCGGGCGTGGCGGAAAATCCGGACCAGCACGTCCACATCAGCGAACTTCACGGCTTCAACATTGGCGGCGCGCGCCAGCCCCCGGGGTGCGTGAACTCCCAGCATTTCCACGAAACGGCTGAGGTCTTCTTCGTTCATTCCGGTCGCTGGGCCTTCCGTACGGGAGAGCATGCCGAGGACGCCGAAGTGATCCTGGAGCCCGGCGACACCATCTCGATCCCGGTCCATGTGTTTCGCGGATTCGAGAATGTTGGGACCGGGGTCGGGTTTCTCTATGCCGTGCTGGGTGGGAATGATCCCGGTCGGGTCGTCTGGGCCCCGGACGTGCTGGAGAAGGCGCGCGGCCACGGTCTCGTCCTGCTCGAAAGCGGCCGTCTGATCGACACCCTGAAACAATCTCTGCCACAGGGGACAGACGCGGTCGTGGAACCGGAACCGAGGCAAGCCCTGGAGCGAACCGTCCGCCGCATCGACGCCACGGGGCTCGAAGCGGTCGTCGTCCGCAATGGAACCGCCCTGCCCAAAGTTTCAGCTCAGAGCCCGGGCGTAGACGAAAGTGCGATCCTGGGGAGCGAGAACCCCGCTGAAAGCATGCCGGCATCCCCGTTGAACTGGCCCCACGGCTTTGTCTGCCGGAGGCTTCAGCTCTCGCCCGGCGCGGCCACGCGCAGCGTTCGTCGGTACGAACCGGAGGTGGTTTTCGTTCACTCGGGAGTCCTGGACGTCGAGATCGACGGCGAGACCGAACGACTGGGTCCGGGGGACACGTTGACCGTGCCCGTCGGCACCGTTCGCCGTTACGCGGCCGATCAAGGTGCCGACCTGTTCGTGACACGGGGCGGCGATCGGCCCGAGCCGCCGATCGTAGTTGAGACGACGGCGTGA
- a CDS encoding ester cyclase, which produces MPWSPDLTAPSPAGRSIEDLLALRPRRQALEGFEPIYSDIVDYIIRCTHRIWEEKNVGLCRSHYGADCRIHTLAGPVSGVEAVVANTLSTLAAFPDRTLIGEDVIWSEDSPGLFHTSHRIVSLMTHLGDDSFGPATGRRARVMTIADCLVKENRIIEEWLVRDNAGLVRQLGLDVWGLARSQAEADRAVDPEAHLWRIADLERVRRGTALAPPPSSDHPAAAPIAMLELAINGSQLGDAASPLAVAAEGTWPSGRRWFGRGGWIGAVNQLTGALADPRVVVDHWAATGLPDGEVAVALRWTLAGRHVRTGVYGPPTGRDLLVLGVSHYRLRRGRIVEDFTVFDELAILRQLAGGLGA; this is translated from the coding sequence ATGCCCTGGTCTCCTGACCTGACAGCCCCGTCCCCCGCCGGAAGGTCAATCGAGGACCTGCTGGCACTTCGGCCGCGGCGACAGGCGCTGGAGGGCTTTGAACCGATCTATTCCGACATCGTCGACTACATCATCCGCTGCACGCACCGGATCTGGGAGGAAAAAAATGTCGGCCTGTGCCGCTCCCACTATGGCGCGGACTGCCGCATCCATACTCTGGCCGGGCCGGTCAGCGGGGTCGAAGCGGTGGTGGCCAACACCCTGTCGACGCTTGCGGCCTTCCCCGATCGCACCCTGATCGGCGAGGACGTGATCTGGAGCGAAGACTCACCTGGCCTGTTTCACACCTCACACCGGATCGTCAGCTTGATGACACATCTGGGCGACGATTCCTTTGGTCCGGCGACGGGCCGTCGCGCCCGGGTGATGACCATCGCCGATTGCCTGGTGAAGGAGAACCGCATCATCGAGGAATGGCTGGTGCGCGACAACGCCGGCCTGGTGCGCCAGCTGGGTCTCGATGTCTGGGGTCTGGCCCGCTCCCAGGCAGAAGCCGACAGGGCGGTCGACCCTGAGGCGCACCTCTGGCGCATTGCGGATCTGGAACGCGTCCGCCGGGGCACGGCGCTCGCCCCCCCTCCATCCTCCGATCATCCCGCCGCCGCTCCGATCGCGATGCTGGAACTCGCGATCAACGGGAGCCAACTGGGCGACGCAGCATCCCCTCTGGCGGTCGCCGCCGAAGGGACATGGCCCTCGGGCCGCCGATGGTTTGGACGCGGTGGCTGGATCGGAGCGGTCAATCAGTTGACCGGCGCGCTCGCCGACCCACGGGTCGTCGTCGATCATTGGGCGGCGACGGGTCTGCCGGACGGCGAAGTCGCGGTCGCGCTGCGCTGGACGCTGGCGGGACGCCACGTCCGGACCGGCGTCTATGGACCTCCGACGGGTCGGGATCTCCTGGTCCTCGGGGTCTCCCACTACCGCTTGCGACGGGGTCGGATCGTGGAGGATTTCACAGTGTTCGACGAACTGGCGATCCTGCGGCAACTGGCTGGCGGGCTTGGCGCATGA